A genome region from Christensenella minuta includes the following:
- the trpB gene encoding tryptophan synthase subunit beta: protein MNKKGRFGTHGGQYLPETLMNAIIELEEAYERYKDDTAFKEELKDLLENYAGRPSLLYYAERMTRDLGGAKVYLKREDLNHTGSHKINNVLGQVLLAKKMGKTRVIAETGAGQHGVATATAAALMGMECEVFMGKEDMERQALNVYRMELLGAKVHPVASGTGTLKDAVNETLREWTSRISDTHYVLGSVMGPHPFPTIVRDFQSVIGKEVKKELLAKEGRLPDALIACVGGGSNAMGLFYDFIGDDSVRLIGCEAAGHGVDTDQNAATIAGGTPGIFHGMESYFCQDEYGQIAPVYSISAGLDYPGIGPEHAWLHDTGRAEYVPVTDGEAVEAFEYLSRTEGIIPAIESAHAVAYAKKAAAGMGKDKIVVVNISGRGDKDAAAIARYRGVDIHD from the coding sequence ATGAACAAAAAAGGAAGATTCGGTACGCACGGCGGCCAATACCTGCCGGAGACGCTGATGAATGCGATCATCGAGCTCGAGGAGGCGTACGAACGGTATAAAGACGACACGGCATTTAAAGAAGAGCTGAAAGACCTGCTTGAAAACTACGCGGGCCGTCCATCCCTGCTTTATTATGCGGAGCGTATGACCCGGGACCTTGGCGGCGCCAAGGTTTACCTGAAGCGCGAAGACCTCAACCACACAGGATCGCACAAGATTAACAACGTGCTGGGACAGGTGCTTTTGGCAAAAAAAATGGGTAAAACGCGCGTGATTGCGGAGACGGGCGCGGGCCAGCACGGCGTGGCGACGGCCACGGCCGCCGCGCTGATGGGCATGGAATGCGAGGTCTTCATGGGAAAGGAAGATATGGAGAGGCAGGCGCTGAACGTTTACCGTATGGAGCTTTTGGGCGCGAAAGTACATCCCGTAGCCAGCGGGACGGGGACGCTGAAGGACGCTGTTAACGAGACGCTGCGGGAATGGACCTCGCGCATCAGCGATACGCATTACGTGCTGGGATCGGTGATGGGACCGCATCCGTTTCCCACGATTGTGCGGGATTTCCAGAGTGTGATTGGAAAAGAGGTAAAAAAGGAGCTGCTGGCGAAAGAGGGCAGGCTGCCGGATGCGCTGATTGCATGCGTGGGCGGCGGCAGCAACGCCATGGGTCTGTTTTACGATTTTATCGGCGACGACAGCGTACGCCTGATTGGCTGTGAGGCGGCGGGGCACGGAGTGGATACGGATCAAAACGCTGCGACGATCGCAGGAGGAACGCCGGGAATTTTCCACGGCATGGAATCGTATTTCTGCCAAGACGAATACGGACAGATCGCCCCGGTATACTCGATCTCCGCCGGGCTCGATTACCCGGGCATCGGCCCGGAGCACGCATGGCTGCACGATACGGGCCGTGCGGAATACGTGCCTGTTACGGACGGTGAAGCGGTGGAAGCGTTTGAATACCTGTCCCGTACGGAAGGGATCATTCCGGCAATCGAAAGTGCGCACGCTGTGGCCTACGCAAAAAAGGCCGCGGCCGGGATGGGCAAGGATAAGATCGTCGTTGTGAACATTTCGGGCAGGGGAGACAAGGACGCCGCGGCGATCGCGCGTTACAGGGGGGTGGATATCCATGACTAA
- the trpA gene encoding tryptophan synthase subunit alpha — MTKTKAAFSGGKAFIPFLTAGDPSLAVTEELIVELAAAGADLIEIGIPFSDPVAEGPVIQTADERALAAGTTTDGIFAMVCRAREKTGVPLAFMTYINPIYSYGSERFVERCAELGVDALIVPDLPFEEKGELQPYCTEYGVDLVSLIAPTSKERIRTIAREAEGFLYCVSSLGVTGVRTAIAADVGEMISLVREVSDIPCAIGFGIATPQQAEEMARKADGAIVGSAIMKIVARYGADCVPHVTAYAQEMARAVHEAG; from the coding sequence ATGACTAAAACAAAAGCGGCATTTTCCGGAGGAAAAGCGTTTATCCCGTTTCTTACGGCGGGCGATCCCAGTCTCGCGGTGACGGAGGAGCTGATTGTGGAACTGGCTGCGGCGGGGGCGGACCTGATTGAGATCGGCATCCCGTTTTCGGACCCGGTGGCGGAAGGACCGGTGATTCAGACGGCGGACGAGCGGGCGCTTGCTGCGGGAACAACGACAGACGGGATATTCGCAATGGTTTGCCGTGCGCGCGAAAAGACAGGCGTGCCGTTGGCTTTCATGACCTATATTAACCCGATCTATAGCTATGGGAGCGAACGGTTCGTGGAGCGGTGCGCGGAGCTTGGCGTGGATGCGCTGATCGTACCAGATCTGCCGTTTGAAGAAAAAGGGGAGCTACAGCCGTATTGCACGGAATATGGAGTGGATCTTGTTTCGCTGATCGCTCCCACTTCAAAGGAACGTATCAGGACCATTGCACGCGAAGCGGAGGGATTTCTGTATTGCGTATCGTCGCTGGGAGTGACGGGAGTGCGCACGGCTATTGCAGCGGACGTGGGGGAAATGATTTCCCTTGTGAGGGAGGTTTCGGACATTCCCTGCGCAATCGGCTTTGGCATCGCTACGCCGCAGCAGGCGGAGGAGATGGCGCGGAAGGCGGACGGGGCGATCGTGGGGAGCGCGATCATGAAGATCGTCGCCCGGTATGGGGCGGACTGCGTTCCGCATGTAACGGCGTATGCGCAGGAGATGGCGCGGGCCGTACACGAGGCAGGGTAA
- a CDS encoding polysaccharide deacetylase family protein, with translation MKRFLFTVSCLLMISGIVFTGCSRASTANTSANTPSPAVASTTAPSSAPSPSPSPSPVPAPSTTPTPAPTKTPIEEILIDYEAISALDGTKDGWGQGLEKDDLNRPVGALSAQETYGKYSALFIMPEEQKFYLTFDEGYENGNTAAILDVLKEKDQKATFFVTYSYVRDNPALVQRMIDEGHVIGNHSVRHLSMPDLTLEEARGEIVTLHTFMRDTYGVEMTVFRPPMGEYSQQTLALTQALGYKSAFWSFAYYDYEPDDQMGREAALAKVAENIHPGELVLLHAVSTDNTAILPDLIDILRGQGYEILPLQ, from the coding sequence ATGAAGCGTTTTCTTTTTACAGTATCGTGCCTTCTTATGATAAGCGGCATTGTTTTCACGGGCTGCTCCAGGGCCTCCACCGCGAACACCTCCGCAAATACGCCGTCCCCGGCCGTTGCATCCACGACGGCGCCGTCTTCCGCGCCGAGTCCGAGTCCCTCTCCTTCCCCCGTGCCGGCTCCGTCCACAACGCCCACGCCCGCACCGACAAAAACGCCGATCGAGGAGATTCTCATCGATTATGAAGCGATTTCCGCGCTCGACGGAACAAAGGACGGCTGGGGGCAGGGCCTTGAAAAGGACGACCTGAACCGTCCTGTCGGCGCTCTGTCCGCGCAGGAAACCTATGGAAAATACAGCGCCCTGTTCATCATGCCCGAGGAACAGAAATTTTACCTTACGTTTGACGAAGGATATGAAAACGGCAATACGGCGGCAATCCTCGACGTGCTGAAAGAAAAGGACCAGAAGGCTACCTTCTTTGTCACCTATTCCTATGTGCGCGATAATCCTGCGCTTGTTCAGCGGATGATTGATGAAGGCCATGTAATCGGCAACCACAGTGTTCGTCATCTTTCCATGCCTGATCTCACGCTCGAAGAGGCGCGCGGCGAGATCGTAACGCTGCATACCTTCATGCGTGACACCTACGGCGTCGAAATGACGGTCTTCCGACCGCCCATGGGCGAATATTCACAGCAGACGCTCGCGCTCACGCAGGCGCTCGGTTATAAGAGCGCGTTTTGGAGCTTTGCCTATTACGATTACGAACCGGACGACCAGATGGGCCGGGAGGCTGCCCTGGCAAAGGTCGCCGAAAACATCCATCCCGGCGAACTCGTGCTGCTCCATGCAGTTTCCACGGACAATACGGCAATCCTTCCCGACCTGATCGATATCCTGCGCGGGCAGGGCTACGAAATCCTGCCACTGCAATAA
- a CDS encoding ROK family transcriptional regulator encodes MLNISNPELSEKDRNQLQILDELISGEKVSASDIVSKIGISAATISRVFRNLKEKELIKYLGKEKKEKGRSPELFSINDKYGYMIHYYMTATDIYGYLIDITGHPEGKSHTGYNPQGTLEELLEIIDRIRNELTSANGQRAGRLLAAGFSVPGVVNQKARMVHKIPDVYLLSDTRFFDYAERVLGVPVIVNNVSWLATVGEKTSVYPFVEDLAYITITESTGIGMGIVIGNKLVKGGRNYAGEVGQTYFDSRRTFEDYLNGKGQLESEASLQTLYHRIEEKLRGGGCGILGKMMEEENGRPLSPEILERAAVSGDEDVKEIMGQTLKAWAAILINIDLMINPELIVVGGRISTENQYILTSLNDMFSRLGMFRPDIRLSVHGENAQLIGGIQALKEYVFNHIIAKEVIG; translated from the coding sequence ATGCTGAACATTAGTAATCCAGAGCTATCCGAGAAGGATAGGAATCAGCTGCAAATACTAGATGAATTGATTTCCGGGGAAAAGGTTTCGGCCTCCGATATCGTTTCCAAGATAGGGATCAGCGCAGCGACCATAAGCAGGGTTTTTCGGAATCTGAAGGAAAAAGAGCTTATCAAATATCTGGGGAAAGAGAAAAAGGAAAAGGGAAGAAGCCCGGAATTATTCAGTATCAACGATAAATACGGATATATGATCCACTATTATATGACGGCTACCGATATTTACGGCTATCTGATCGACATCACGGGCCATCCGGAAGGAAAAAGCCACACGGGGTACAACCCGCAGGGAACGCTGGAAGAACTGCTGGAGATTATTGACCGGATCAGAAACGAACTGACAAGCGCGAACGGCCAGCGTGCCGGGAGGCTTTTGGCCGCGGGGTTTTCGGTTCCCGGGGTTGTCAACCAGAAGGCCAGAATGGTGCATAAAATACCGGATGTATACTTATTGAGCGACACAAGGTTCTTCGATTATGCGGAAAGAGTCCTGGGGGTCCCGGTCATTGTGAACAACGTATCGTGGCTGGCCACGGTGGGGGAAAAAACGTCGGTCTATCCTTTTGTTGAAGACCTCGCCTATATTACGATCACGGAATCTACCGGTATCGGCATGGGAATCGTGATCGGGAACAAGCTGGTAAAGGGCGGACGAAACTATGCCGGCGAAGTCGGGCAGACCTATTTTGACAGCAGGCGTACTTTTGAGGATTACCTGAACGGGAAAGGGCAGCTTGAATCGGAAGCAAGCCTACAGACACTGTATCACCGCATAGAAGAAAAGCTGCGTGGCGGCGGCTGCGGGATACTCGGAAAAATGATGGAGGAAGAGAACGGCAGACCCCTGTCGCCTGAAATACTGGAAAGAGCCGCCGTGTCAGGAGACGAAGACGTCAAGGAGATTATGGGACAAACGCTCAAAGCATGGGCCGCGATCCTGATTAATATAGACCTGATGATAAATCCGGAGTTGATTGTTGTCGGGGGCAGAATCTCGACGGAAAATCAATATATCCTGACTTCGCTCAACGATATGTTTTCGCGCCTTGGGATGTTCAGACCGGACATCAGGCTGAGCGTCCACGGCGAAAATGCCCAGCTGATCGGCGGGATACAGGCATTGAAGGAATATGTTTTTAATCATATTATCGCAAAGGAAGTAATTGGCTGA
- a CDS encoding SDR family NAD(P)-dependent oxidoreductase, whose translation MMNFFDLKGEVAFVTGASKGLGKMFANTLAGAGAKVCLLSFEEEDLLRTEREMKDAGYDVMSCYADITDEQEVEKAVAACVERYGTIDILVNNAGIGRLNKAPQDTTLREWQKVIDINVNGSFICAKAAGKVMLEKQKGKIINMSSISGKVINKGVHGGSYDVSKQAVDGLTRALATEWAKYNINVNAIAPGYFMTDPNKEFFAADPGFYDLALSLIPAGHMAQPEDLAGTLLYLASHASDYVHGTIIQVDGGYMAW comes from the coding sequence ATGATGAATTTTTTCGATCTTAAAGGAGAGGTGGCCTTTGTTACAGGGGCCAGTAAGGGCCTTGGGAAAATGTTCGCGAACACGCTTGCCGGAGCCGGCGCAAAGGTATGCCTGCTTTCGTTTGAAGAGGAGGATCTGCTGCGTACGGAGCGGGAAATGAAGGACGCGGGCTATGACGTGATGAGCTGCTATGCGGACATCACGGATGAGCAGGAGGTTGAAAAAGCGGTCGCGGCATGCGTCGAAAGATATGGCACGATCGATATCCTTGTGAACAACGCGGGAATCGGCCGGCTCAACAAAGCGCCGCAGGACACGACTCTCAGGGAATGGCAAAAGGTAATCGACATCAACGTAAACGGAAGCTTTATCTGCGCGAAGGCGGCCGGCAAGGTGATGCTTGAAAAGCAGAAGGGCAAAATCATTAATATGTCGTCCATATCGGGCAAGGTTATCAACAAGGGCGTTCACGGCGGATCGTACGACGTATCCAAGCAGGCGGTCGACGGGCTGACAAGGGCGCTTGCGACGGAATGGGCAAAATACAACATCAATGTAAACGCCATTGCCCCGGGATATTTCATGACGGACCCGAATAAGGAATTCTTTGCTGCGGACCCCGGGTTTTACGACCTCGCGCTCAGCCTGATCCCGGCGGGGCACATGGCGCAGCCGGAGGACCTGGCGGGAACGCTGCTTTATCTGGCGTCGCACGCATCCGATTACGTACACGGGACGATCATCCAGGTGGACGGCGGTTACATGGCCTGGTAA
- a CDS encoding sugar ABC transporter ATP-binding protein, with protein sequence MANTLLQLNDITKEFPGVLALSKVQLDIREGEVLALVGENGAGKSTLIKILTGALDGWSGEILWKGKPLDVHHPWEAQQAGISTIYQELTLCPALSVAENVFLGREPRRANGLIDWAKMNRMTRETLARLKVDVPPTAQVASLTVANQQLIEIARALTMNAQLIIMDEPTSSLSEHEVATLMGIIKDLRAEGVSILYISHKFEEIFEVSDRISVLRDGEYIGTMDTKDAELDEVLSMMVGRTVNIRFQKRTNEIGEVVFSVNNLTAAGVFENISFDLRQGEILGISGLVGAGRTEMARAIFGIDRVDSGEMTVYGSPCRIPRSPKEALKLGIGFLPEDRKDQGLVLMMSIQSNVTMPSLAKNKQNFTIKFKQEEKLVDGYVEKLSIKTPSIEQLAQNLSGGNQQKVVIAKWLASQSKILIFDEPTRGIDVGAKAEIYELMNELVAQGYSIIMISSELPEVMGMSDRVMIMHEGKVAGIFSKDEITPESVMGYATGMSS encoded by the coding sequence GTGGCAAATACGTTGTTGCAGTTAAACGACATCACGAAGGAATTCCCGGGCGTGCTGGCATTAAGCAAGGTGCAGCTTGACATCAGGGAGGGCGAGGTCCTTGCCCTGGTGGGGGAAAACGGCGCGGGAAAATCGACATTAATCAAAATATTGACCGGAGCGCTTGACGGCTGGTCGGGAGAAATTTTGTGGAAGGGAAAACCGCTTGACGTCCATCATCCGTGGGAAGCACAGCAGGCGGGAATCTCCACCATCTATCAGGAGCTTACGCTCTGTCCGGCGCTGTCTGTCGCGGAAAATGTTTTTTTGGGGCGTGAACCGCGCAGGGCGAACGGACTGATCGACTGGGCCAAAATGAACAGGATGACCAGGGAAACGCTTGCGCGGCTGAAGGTAGACGTACCACCGACGGCGCAGGTGGCCTCGCTTACGGTCGCAAACCAACAGCTGATCGAAATTGCGCGGGCCCTTACGATGAACGCCCAGCTGATTATTATGGACGAGCCGACCTCCTCGCTTTCGGAGCATGAGGTAGCGACCTTGATGGGGATCATAAAGGACCTGCGGGCGGAAGGAGTCTCGATCCTGTATATCTCCCACAAATTTGAAGAAATATTTGAGGTATCGGACCGGATCAGCGTTCTGCGGGACGGCGAATATATCGGTACGATGGATACGAAGGACGCGGAGCTTGACGAGGTACTTTCGATGATGGTGGGACGGACCGTCAATATCCGTTTCCAAAAACGGACGAACGAAATCGGCGAAGTTGTGTTCTCGGTCAACAACCTTACGGCTGCGGGGGTGTTTGAAAATATTAGCTTTGACCTGCGGCAGGGCGAAATACTCGGGATATCGGGGCTTGTGGGCGCAGGCCGCACGGAAATGGCGCGGGCGATCTTCGGTATCGACCGTGTCGATTCGGGGGAGATGACGGTCTACGGCAGCCCGTGCAGGATTCCCCGCTCGCCGAAGGAGGCGCTTAAGCTGGGGATCGGTTTCCTGCCGGAGGACCGCAAAGACCAGGGGCTGGTACTGATGATGTCGATCCAGTCCAACGTGACGATGCCTTCCCTTGCAAAAAACAAACAGAATTTTACCATCAAGTTCAAGCAGGAGGAAAAATTGGTGGACGGCTATGTGGAAAAGCTTTCGATTAAGACCCCGTCGATTGAGCAGCTTGCACAGAACCTGTCGGGCGGCAATCAGCAGAAGGTCGTTATTGCCAAGTGGCTGGCCAGCCAGTCCAAAATATTGATCTTTGACGAGCCAACGCGCGGGATCGACGTGGGCGCAAAGGCCGAAATTTACGAGCTGATGAACGAGCTGGTCGCCCAGGGATACAGCATCATCATGATCTCGTCAGAGCTTCCCGAGGTAATGGGAATGAGCGACCGGGTCATGATTATGCACGAAGGCAAGGTTGCGGGGATCTTCAGCAAGGACGAAATAACGCCGGAATCGGTTATGGGCTATGCGACGGGCATGAGCAGCTGA
- a CDS encoding ABC transporter permease, with the protein MKNEMTVETKKRHKKSFLSTLLGIPEVTIVLFIVIVAVFIGVQSSTFFTGTNMLNITKQIAVNGIMSVGMMLAIIAKGVDLSIGSMLALVCAVAGSFIGIGAPAWAVLLICLALGAACGFLNGFLIVKLRVMPIIVTLGTMNIFRGIAYVYSGGKWTTNLPKDFLVMGNDFAPAVILAAVIILFAIIMKYTRFGRYVYAIGSNEDSARLAGIRVDKTKEMIYMCSGLLTGLAAMIFIGRTGAIQPSAGVGYEMDAIGAVVLGGVSFLGGKGSVLGTLLGAILMGLLMNGMTLLKISANYQGLITGVVIILALLLDTARTLYKERRRQ; encoded by the coding sequence GTGAAAAATGAAATGACAGTTGAAACAAAAAAACGGCATAAGAAATCATTCCTGAGCACTTTGCTGGGCATCCCCGAGGTAACGATCGTTCTGTTCATCGTCATTGTAGCCGTCTTTATCGGTGTCCAGTCGAGCACGTTCTTTACGGGCACCAATATGTTGAACATCACCAAGCAGATCGCGGTGAACGGAATCATGTCGGTGGGAATGATGCTCGCCATTATCGCAAAGGGCGTAGACCTTTCGATCGGCTCGATGCTTGCCCTTGTATGTGCGGTGGCAGGATCGTTTATCGGTATCGGCGCACCGGCGTGGGCCGTCCTGCTGATCTGCCTTGCGCTCGGCGCGGCCTGCGGTTTCCTGAACGGTTTTTTGATCGTAAAGCTGCGGGTAATGCCGATCATCGTCACACTGGGTACGATGAACATTTTCCGGGGGATCGCCTACGTATATTCCGGCGGGAAATGGACGACGAACCTGCCCAAGGACTTCCTTGTGATGGGAAACGATTTCGCGCCGGCGGTCATCCTTGCGGCGGTCATCATCCTCTTCGCGATCATTATGAAGTATACGAGGTTCGGCCGGTATGTCTATGCGATCGGCAGCAATGAGGATTCGGCACGCCTTGCCGGGATCCGCGTCGATAAAACGAAAGAAATGATCTATATGTGTTCGGGACTGCTGACCGGCCTTGCAGCGATGATCTTCATCGGACGCACGGGCGCGATCCAGCCGAGCGCAGGCGTGGGCTATGAAATGGACGCGATTGGCGCGGTTGTGCTTGGCGGCGTCAGCTTCCTCGGCGGGAAGGGTTCCGTATTGGGCACGCTGCTTGGGGCAATCCTTATGGGACTGCTGATGAACGGCATGACGCTGCTTAAAATATCGGCCAATTACCAGGGCCTTATCACCGGGGTGGTTATCATACTGGCCTTGCTGCTCGATACGGCAAGAACATTATATAAGGAAAGGAGAAGACAGTAA
- a CDS encoding ABC transporter permease translates to MQKLNSQKSNVFSKFGYEIALLIFLAAWFVIMGIANQSFLTANNIVTVITRISEVAIVAVGMTIVIIAGGFDLSVGTVMAIVPAVMGLCYGMGMNFALAIILAVVIAAVIGLLNGVLIAKARFQPIIGTLATMTALRSIIYVITDGRPVSSFPEGYEGLAHGSLAGIPIPIILMVVVAVAFAWVMTSTKFGRFVYATGGNPKAANISGINTDRITIMVYVLSALLSALAGIIFSSRLISASPDAGTNTAFDVVTAALLGGTSIAGGKGNIPGTIIGVLILNFIINGFNLLGINAYWQMIFMGCVLLVAVGYDSRRRSGGSKTKKHKAAANV, encoded by the coding sequence ATGCAGAAGCTGAATTCTCAGAAATCGAACGTTTTCTCGAAATTTGGATATGAAATCGCCCTGCTGATCTTTTTGGCCGCATGGTTCGTTATCATGGGGATCGCAAACCAGAGCTTCCTTACCGCAAACAATATCGTTACGGTAATTACCCGCATCAGTGAAGTGGCGATCGTCGCGGTGGGCATGACGATCGTAATCATCGCCGGCGGATTCGACCTTTCGGTGGGAACCGTAATGGCGATCGTTCCCGCGGTTATGGGGCTTTGCTACGGCATGGGAATGAATTTCGCGCTTGCGATTATTCTGGCAGTCGTTATTGCGGCGGTGATCGGCCTGCTGAACGGCGTATTGATCGCCAAGGCGCGTTTCCAGCCTATCATCGGTACGCTTGCGACTATGACGGCGCTCCGCAGTATTATATATGTCATCACGGACGGCCGCCCAGTCAGCAGCTTCCCGGAGGGATACGAGGGACTTGCGCACGGGAGCCTCGCCGGAATTCCGATCCCGATCATTTTGATGGTTGTGGTGGCGGTAGCGTTCGCGTGGGTCATGACGTCCACAAAGTTCGGGCGTTTCGTGTATGCCACGGGCGGAAATCCAAAAGCAGCAAATATTTCCGGGATCAATACGGACCGGATAACGATTATGGTCTATGTGCTGAGCGCGCTTCTTTCCGCGCTTGCGGGCATCATCTTTTCTTCTCGCCTTATTTCGGCGTCCCCGGATGCGGGCACAAACACAGCGTTTGACGTGGTAACGGCAGCCCTGCTCGGCGGGACAAGCATCGCGGGCGGCAAGGGGAATATTCCCGGGACCATTATCGGGGTCCTGATACTGAATTTTATTATCAATGGGTTCAATCTTCTTGGAATCAATGCCTACTGGCAAATGATATTCATGGGCTGCGTACTGCTTGTTGCAGTCGGTTATGATTCAAGACGCCGCAGCGGAGGATCCAAAACAAAGAAACACAAAGCGGCGGCAAACGTATAA
- a CDS encoding autoinducer 2 ABC transporter substrate-binding protein, translating into MKKYKLLVAFVVVAIMVMSVIGCSAEAPAESPAPAESTAAESAAPAESSGAEAPQAADGEPYKIGIVVKQMGAPYFDYAAEGAKKAAAEMGAEIISYTGPSSEDVNQEITFIEDLITQGADAILVSTADSTAIIPTINKAMEAGVAVFTFDIDAPDSERLFCVTAGNAQESGAAIGESLAKQIDGKGQVALLTGGLGSETLNQRLDAIKEVLAGYPDIEIVATEACDDNFEKCVSQAENLIQTYPDLKAFAGVSSVNPPAAAMAIQSAGKTGEIISLGIGLPSQCAEYVDAGIIPELTLWDPGVMGYDAVAAAVNYLKDGSLPQDGQDYGEYGGKLIVAEGETVGYIPSIIFTKDNVHDYEF; encoded by the coding sequence ATGAAAAAATACAAATTATTGGTAGCATTTGTAGTTGTGGCGATCATGGTTATGTCCGTAATCGGATGTTCCGCTGAGGCCCCGGCAGAGAGCCCGGCCCCGGCCGAAAGCACGGCGGCGGAGAGCGCGGCCCCGGCGGAAAGCTCTGGAGCAGAAGCCCCGCAGGCAGCCGACGGAGAGCCTTATAAAATCGGCATCGTTGTAAAGCAGATGGGTGCGCCTTACTTTGACTATGCGGCGGAAGGCGCTAAAAAAGCGGCCGCCGAGATGGGTGCTGAGATCATCTCCTATACCGGACCTTCTTCTGAGGACGTGAACCAGGAAATCACATTTATCGAAGACCTGATTACTCAGGGCGCCGATGCAATCCTTGTTTCCACGGCGGACAGCACGGCGATCATTCCGACGATCAATAAGGCGATGGAAGCGGGCGTCGCGGTATTTACTTTTGATATCGACGCTCCCGACAGCGAAAGGCTGTTCTGCGTAACGGCAGGCAACGCACAGGAAAGCGGCGCGGCGATCGGCGAGAGTCTTGCAAAGCAGATTGACGGCAAAGGGCAGGTTGCGCTCCTGACGGGCGGCCTTGGCTCGGAAACGCTGAACCAGAGGCTGGATGCGATCAAAGAAGTGCTGGCCGGTTACCCGGATATCGAAATCGTGGCAACGGAAGCCTGCGACGATAACTTTGAGAAATGCGTATCCCAGGCGGAGAACCTGATCCAGACCTATCCAGACCTTAAGGCGTTCGCGGGCGTATCGTCCGTAAATCCGCCGGCGGCGGCAATGGCGATCCAGTCCGCAGGAAAAACGGGTGAGATCATCTCGCTTGGAATAGGCCTTCCGTCCCAGTGCGCGGAATATGTGGATGCGGGGATTATCCCGGAGCTGACGCTGTGGGATCCCGGCGTGATGGGCTATGACGCGGTTGCGGCGGCTGTCAATTACCTCAAGGACGGAAGCCTTCCGCAGGACGGACAGGATTACGGTGAATACGGCGGCAAGCTGATCGTGGCCGAAGGTGAAACAGTCGGCTATATCCCGAGCATTATCTTCACCAAGGATAACGTACACGATTACGAATTCTAA
- a CDS encoding Gfo/Idh/MocA family protein, with translation MKELRMGIVGAGIWGETHASIYNEHPFAQTVAICDKDKAKAEALAAKFGVGEVYTDYREMAEKSSCDAIAIVTPDFLHADIAIACANAKKDLLIEKPLATTREDVMNMMEAFERNHVRAMVDLHNRWNPTVNTAKQSIDAGNLGTPYSAYGRLNDIKWVATDMLSWAAKSSILWFLGSHCLDTLRWLMGSEVERVYAVSREGVLKKLGVDVPDMYLTTIEFKNGGIAQMENGWITPNANTCINDIKFTVLGTDGMINIDCSSHNMIQEVTDKKVTTPDIIVRNRVDGKVKGFAYESIRSFVDRLIDGKPFLVSTEDAANTSLALLAVLESAEKREPVTVKY, from the coding sequence ATGAAAGAACTGAGAATGGGCATCGTCGGCGCAGGAATCTGGGGAGAAACGCACGCCAGCATCTATAACGAACACCCCTTTGCGCAAACGGTTGCGATCTGTGACAAAGACAAGGCAAAGGCGGAAGCCTTGGCCGCGAAATTCGGCGTAGGGGAAGTTTATACGGACTACAGGGAAATGGCGGAAAAATCAAGCTGTGACGCAATTGCGATTGTCACCCCTGATTTTCTGCATGCCGATATTGCCATTGCGTGCGCGAACGCGAAAAAGGACTTGCTGATTGAAAAGCCGCTGGCTACCACGCGCGAGGACGTGATGAACATGATGGAAGCGTTTGAGAGAAATCACGTCCGCGCGATGGTAGACCTCCACAATAGGTGGAACCCCACCGTGAATACGGCAAAGCAATCGATCGACGCGGGGAACCTCGGCACGCCATACAGCGCCTACGGCCGTCTCAACGACATCAAGTGGGTTGCAACAGACATGCTGTCGTGGGCCGCGAAGTCCTCGATCCTGTGGTTTCTCGGGAGCCATTGCCTCGATACGCTCCGCTGGCTCATGGGCAGTGAGGTGGAACGCGTTTATGCCGTCTCCCGCGAAGGCGTACTGAAGAAGCTCGGGGTGGACGTACCGGATATGTATCTTACGACAATCGAATTCAAAAACGGTGGGATTGCACAGATGGAAAACGGGTGGATCACACCGAACGCGAACACCTGTATCAATGACATCAAGTTCACGGTGCTGGGTACGGACGGTATGATTAACATCGACTGCTCCAGCCACAACATGATTCAGGAAGTGACGGACAAAAAAGTAACGACGCCTGATATTATCGTAAGAAACCGTGTAGACGGAAAAGTAAAAGGATTTGCCTATGAAAGCATCCGTTCTTTCGTGGACCGCCTGATCGACGGGAAACCGTTCCTCGTGAGCACGGAAGATGCGGCCAATACCTCGCTGGCGCTTCTGGCGGTGCTGGAGTCCGCAGAGAAGAGGGAACCGGTGACAGTGAAATATTAA